In Streptomyces dangxiongensis, one DNA window encodes the following:
- a CDS encoding RNA polymerase sigma factor SigF: MTTLTVAQDTKTAVGLPEVADPTAVAPRDARELSKVFFDELAVLEEGTAEFQYARNTLIEMNMSLVRFAAARFRSRGPEEMEDIVQVGMIGLIKAIDRFELTREVEFTSFAVPYIVGEIKRFFRDTSWAVHVPRRLQEARVALARATEELRSRLGRTPTVRELSELMCLSEEEVVEARLAANGYNSASLDAAIGGSEDGESALQDFIGTEDAALGLVEDFHALAPMIAELEERDRVILHLRFVEELTQAQIGERLGVSQMHVSRLLSRTLKRLREGMLTTS; encoded by the coding sequence ATGACGACGCTCACCGTGGCCCAGGACACGAAGACGGCGGTCGGGCTGCCGGAGGTCGCGGATCCCACGGCTGTGGCTCCTCGGGATGCGCGGGAGCTGTCGAAGGTGTTCTTCGATGAGCTGGCGGTGCTGGAGGAGGGTACGGCGGAGTTCCAGTACGCGCGGAACACGTTGATCGAGATGAACATGTCCTTGGTCCGGTTCGCTGCGGCGCGGTTCCGCAGTCGGGGGCCGGAGGAGATGGAGGACATCGTTCAGGTGGGGATGATCGGTCTGATCAAGGCGATCGACCGGTTCGAGTTGACGCGTGAGGTGGAGTTCACGTCGTTCGCGGTGCCGTACATCGTGGGGGAGATCAAGCGGTTCTTCCGGGACACGTCGTGGGCGGTGCATGTGCCGCGGCGTCTTCAGGAGGCGCGGGTGGCGTTGGCGCGGGCGACGGAGGAGTTGCGGAGCCGGCTGGGGCGGACGCCGACGGTGCGTGAGCTGTCGGAGTTGATGTGTCTGTCGGAGGAGGAGGTCGTTGAGGCGCGGCTGGCGGCCAACGGCTACAACTCGGCTTCGCTGGATGCGGCGATCGGTGGCAGTGAGGACGGTGAGAGTGCGCTGCAGGACTTCATCGGGACGGAGGACGCGGCGCTGGGGCTGGTGGAGGACTTCCATGCGCTGGCTCCGATGATCGCGGAGCTGGAGGAGCGGGATCGGGTGATCCTGCATCTGCGGTTCGTGGAGGAGTTGACCCAGGCGCAGATCGGTGAGCGTCTCGGTGTCTCCCAGATGCATGTCTCGCGGCTGCTGTCGCGCACCCTCAAGCGCCTGCGCGAGGGAATGCTGACCACTAGCTGA
- a CDS encoding class II glutamine amidotransferase, whose protein sequence is MCRLFGLSSSPARTTATFWLLDAPDSLDAQSHREPDGTGLGYFTRQGTPEVHKAPIAAYEDRVFAREARQVESATFLAHIRFASTGGLDVRNTHPFAQDGRLFAHNGVIEGLDELDRHLGGDISLVHGDTDSERFFALVTRETAAHGGDVSAGILAAARWTAAHLPLYALNVIVVTADELWALRYPATHELYVLPRPAGGRHGARHLDHSGRHGRLRVHSAALSDRPAVVVASEPMDENPHWRLMDPGELLHVDGQGHITSRTALSDPPARPLTLADLRPAAAASQRSK, encoded by the coding sequence GTGTGCCGCCTTTTCGGGCTGAGCAGCTCCCCCGCGCGCACGACCGCCACGTTCTGGCTGCTGGACGCGCCCGACAGCCTCGACGCGCAGAGCCACCGGGAACCCGACGGGACCGGGCTCGGCTACTTCACCCGCCAGGGCACGCCCGAGGTCCACAAGGCGCCGATCGCCGCCTACGAGGACCGGGTCTTCGCCCGGGAGGCCCGGCAGGTCGAGTCGGCCACCTTCCTCGCCCACATCCGTTTCGCCTCGACCGGGGGCCTGGACGTGCGCAACACCCACCCCTTCGCACAGGACGGGCGGCTGTTCGCGCACAACGGCGTGATCGAGGGTCTCGACGAGCTGGACCGGCACCTGGGCGGGGACATCTCGCTGGTGCACGGCGACACCGACTCCGAGCGCTTCTTCGCGCTGGTGACCCGGGAGACCGCGGCGCACGGCGGTGACGTGTCCGCCGGCATCCTCGCCGCGGCGCGCTGGACGGCCGCGCACCTCCCCCTGTACGCCCTCAACGTCATCGTCGTCACCGCCGACGAACTGTGGGCCCTGCGCTATCCGGCCACGCACGAGCTGTACGTCCTTCCGCGTCCCGCCGGCGGCCGGCACGGTGCGCGGCATCTCGACCACTCCGGCCGTCACGGCCGGCTGCGCGTGCACTCGGCGGCCCTGAGCGACCGTCCCGCCGTGGTCGTGGCGAGCGAGCCCATGGACGAGAACCCGCACTGGCGGCTCATGGACCCCGGTGAACTGCTGCACGTCGACGGGCAGGGGCACATCACGTCCCGGACCGCACTGTCCGACCCTCCGGCCCGTCCCCTCACTCTCGCCGACCTGCGTCCCGCCGCCGCGGCCTCGCAGCGGTCGAAGTAG
- a CDS encoding MMPL family transporter: MFRRIGNAVVRHPVWTIVAWLIAAVAIVATAPSLPSNSDESSFLPKSYESIKAAQLQERAFPSAFTPSAIALYQRTDGGKLTAADQKDVARITSDLGKKHIDQVQKVVPGQPSKDGRYDLTLVQMDSKNAGQPKQVDAARDLRAEVRKLTKGTHLDVKLGGSAAQALDQEDSSKRGQALIGIGTFVIILVTLLIIFRAPILAVLPLLLIGLVSAIANGLIAYATKLFDLQANSSISSILIVVLFGVGTDYFLFLIFRYRERLRAGDEPKQAMINAVARVGEAIASAAGAVIIAFLALVLSTLGFLKQMGPALAIAVAATLVAGLTLIPAVVSLIGPKVFWPSKSWQKEPENARFAALGRGVRRRPALTAVASGLILLALSLGTLGYKATFDLASGSMPKTKESMVVQDEMQKAYSAGAAAPTDVYLSTTDGKPLDRSAFDAYARKLGAVDGVADARMTQVNKQGTTADFTVTLKYEASTDKAIDAVGRVRDVAHSAAPGGTEALVGGMSSIYKDIDAAVNHDYRTVFPVAALLIMIILGLLLRSVVAPWYLMASVGLGFGATLGATVWIFQDGQGHSGLMFMLPVIMYLFVVAIGTDYNILMIARLREEAREGRDPREAAGMALRHAGPTVAAAGFILAATFATMMLAGNSLLMEMGFAVSFGIAVAAFIMAMFFTPSLTALIGHAAWWPGHGDRVATPAAGPTAGTDGLGPVHGDEDRDATHDPAGRRG; encoded by the coding sequence ATGTTCCGACGTATAGGCAACGCCGTCGTCCGTCATCCCGTTTGGACGATCGTGGCGTGGCTGATTGCCGCGGTGGCCATTGTGGCCACCGCTCCGAGTCTGCCCTCCAACAGCGATGAGAGCAGTTTCCTGCCGAAGAGTTACGAATCCATCAAAGCGGCACAACTCCAGGAGAGGGCGTTCCCCAGCGCCTTCACCCCGTCCGCGATCGCGCTCTACCAGCGCACCGACGGCGGCAAGCTGACCGCCGCCGACCAGAAGGACGTCGCCCGGATCACCTCGGATCTGGGCAAGAAGCACATCGACCAGGTGCAGAAGGTCGTCCCCGGCCAGCCGTCCAAGGACGGCAGGTATGACCTGACCCTGGTGCAGATGGACAGCAAGAACGCCGGCCAGCCCAAACAGGTCGACGCCGCCAGGGACTTGCGCGCGGAGGTCAGGAAACTGACCAAGGGCACGCATCTCGACGTCAAACTCGGTGGCTCCGCCGCCCAGGCGCTCGACCAGGAGGACTCGTCCAAGCGCGGCCAGGCGTTGATCGGTATCGGCACCTTCGTGATCATCCTGGTGACGCTGCTGATCATCTTCCGGGCGCCGATCCTGGCCGTCCTGCCACTGCTGCTGATCGGCCTCGTGTCCGCCATCGCCAACGGCCTGATCGCCTACGCCACCAAGCTGTTCGACCTCCAGGCCAACAGCTCGATCTCGTCCATCCTGATCGTCGTACTCTTCGGCGTCGGTACGGACTACTTCCTGTTCCTGATATTCCGGTACCGCGAAAGGCTGCGCGCGGGTGACGAGCCCAAGCAGGCCATGATCAACGCGGTCGCCCGGGTCGGCGAGGCCATCGCCTCGGCGGCCGGTGCGGTCATCATCGCCTTCCTCGCCCTCGTGCTGTCCACGCTGGGCTTCCTCAAGCAGATGGGCCCGGCGCTGGCCATCGCGGTCGCTGCCACCCTGGTCGCGGGCCTGACCCTGATCCCGGCCGTGGTCTCGCTCATCGGGCCCAAGGTGTTCTGGCCCTCCAAGTCCTGGCAGAAGGAGCCGGAGAACGCCCGCTTCGCCGCCCTCGGCCGCGGCGTGCGGCGCCGCCCGGCGCTGACCGCCGTCGCGTCCGGTCTCATCCTGCTGGCCCTGTCGCTCGGCACGCTCGGCTACAAGGCCACCTTCGACCTGGCCTCGGGCTCCATGCCCAAGACCAAGGAGTCCATGGTCGTCCAGGACGAGATGCAGAAGGCGTACTCGGCGGGCGCCGCGGCACCCACCGACGTCTACCTCTCCACCACCGACGGCAAGCCGCTGGACAGGTCCGCCTTCGACGCGTACGCGCGCAAGCTCGGCGCCGTGGACGGTGTCGCCGACGCCCGCATGACCCAGGTGAACAAGCAGGGCACCACCGCCGACTTCACCGTCACGCTCAAGTACGAGGCGTCCACGGACAAGGCCATCGACGCCGTGGGCCGGGTCCGCGACGTCGCGCACTCCGCGGCGCCCGGCGGCACCGAGGCGCTCGTCGGCGGCATGTCCTCGATCTACAAGGACATCGACGCCGCGGTGAACCACGACTACCGCACGGTGTTTCCCGTCGCCGCCCTCCTCATCATGATCATCCTGGGGCTGCTGCTGCGCAGCGTGGTCGCACCCTGGTACCTGATGGCCTCGGTGGGTCTCGGCTTCGGTGCGACCCTCGGCGCCACCGTGTGGATCTTCCAGGACGGGCAGGGGCACTCGGGGCTGATGTTCATGCTCCCGGTGATCATGTACCTGTTCGTGGTCGCGATCGGCACCGACTACAACATCCTCATGATCGCCCGACTGCGCGAGGAGGCCCGCGAGGGCCGTGACCCCCGCGAGGCGGCGGGCATGGCACTGCGCCACGCCGGACCGACCGTGGCCGCGGCGGGCTTCATCCTGGCGGCGACCTTCGCCACGATGATGCTGGCGGGCAACTCGCTGCTCATGGAGATGGGCTTCGCCGTCTCCTTCGGTATCGCGGTCGCCGCGTTCATCATGGCGATGTTCTTCACCCCGAGCCTCACGGCGCTCATCGGCCACGCGGCCTGGTGGCCCGGCCACGGGGACCGGGTGGCGACGCCGGCCGCCGGCCCGACCGCCGGGACCGACGGCCTCGGACCGGTCCACGGCGACGAGGACCGGGACGCCACCCACGACCCGGCGGGCCGCCGCGGCTAG
- a CDS encoding LCP family protein, translating to MSDPWDGPAGQATRRRGDRVPGQRTAIPDAARLPGGRAAARPAPGTRESSRRARPVRRGRRVLKILGVCLSTLILITAGAGWWFYQHLNGNIHSIALDGKGGAEQADAFGRTPINILVMGSDGRTSATDCSLGGGCSKTGVQTGSNADVQMVLHISADRSNATVMSIPRDTMTRVPACKNSETGKSTAGYYGQVNSALQYGPACQVATVHRLTGIPVDHFVKLDFSGVVKMSDAVGGVSVCVNADVYDTYSHLKLSEGTHTLKGVAALEFVRSRHGFGDGSDLGRTISQHIFLSSMIRKFKSAGTLTDPGAVYGLADAATKALTVDDGLGSMKKLIALAGDVNKVPAKRITFATMQTAPDPGDDNRVVVGPGAKTLFSTIAHDRPLSTGSGGKSAVASATAKAGPSAVPASEIAVTVENGTRVTGRASAVADALAGQGFGSGTTTGNAPSPATTTTLAYGTGRKAAAQTVAKALGLPASHLRQGTGSGLTLVVGGDWTSGDDYPGGSSAPTDTGTAVSHAHASTADQAKTCAKVSPYKTVTLHGVSMTPSQAYAAARNKPDSDG from the coding sequence ATGAGCGACCCGTGGGACGGGCCGGCCGGCCAGGCCACGCGCCGCCGTGGCGACAGGGTGCCCGGGCAGCGCACGGCCATACCCGACGCGGCGCGACTGCCGGGCGGCCGGGCCGCCGCTCGACCGGCCCCCGGCACGCGCGAGAGCTCCCGCCGCGCCCGCCCGGTGCGCCGCGGCCGACGGGTGCTGAAGATCCTCGGGGTCTGCCTGTCCACCCTCATCCTGATCACCGCCGGCGCCGGCTGGTGGTTCTACCAGCACCTGAACGGCAACATCCACAGCATCGCGCTGGACGGCAAGGGCGGCGCGGAGCAGGCCGACGCCTTCGGCCGCACCCCGATCAACATCCTCGTCATGGGCTCCGACGGCCGCACCAGCGCGACCGACTGCTCACTGGGCGGCGGCTGCTCGAAGACCGGAGTGCAGACCGGCAGCAACGCCGACGTGCAGATGGTGCTGCACATATCGGCCGACCGATCCAACGCCACCGTGATGAGCATCCCCCGGGACACCATGACCAGGGTCCCGGCCTGCAAGAACAGCGAGACCGGCAAGTCCACCGCCGGGTACTACGGACAGGTCAACAGCGCGCTCCAGTACGGCCCCGCCTGCCAGGTGGCCACCGTCCACCGGCTCACCGGCATCCCCGTCGACCACTTCGTCAAGCTCGACTTCTCCGGCGTGGTGAAGATGTCCGACGCGGTCGGCGGTGTCTCCGTGTGCGTCAACGCCGACGTCTACGACACGTACTCGCACCTGAAACTCTCCGAGGGCACCCACACCCTCAAGGGCGTCGCGGCCCTGGAGTTCGTCCGCTCCCGGCACGGCTTCGGGGACGGCAGCGACCTCGGCCGTACGATCTCCCAGCACATCTTCCTCAGCTCGATGATCCGCAAGTTCAAGAGCGCGGGCACGCTCACCGACCCCGGCGCGGTGTACGGGCTCGCCGACGCCGCCACCAAGGCGCTGACCGTGGACGACGGCCTGGGCTCCATGAAGAAGCTGATCGCGCTCGCGGGCGACGTCAACAAGGTCCCGGCCAAGCGGATCACCTTCGCCACGATGCAGACGGCACCCGACCCGGGCGACGACAACCGTGTGGTGGTCGGGCCGGGCGCGAAGACGCTGTTCTCCACCATCGCCCACGACCGGCCCCTCAGCACCGGCTCCGGTGGTAAGTCAGCGGTGGCCTCCGCGACCGCCAAGGCCGGCCCCTCCGCCGTACCCGCGTCCGAGATCGCCGTGACGGTGGAGAACGGCACCCGCGTCACCGGCCGCGCCTCCGCCGTGGCGGACGCCCTCGCCGGGCAGGGCTTCGGCTCCGGTACGACCACGGGCAACGCCCCGAGCCCCGCCACGACCACCACCCTCGCCTACGGCACCGGCCGGAAGGCCGCCGCGCAGACCGTCGCCAAGGCACTCGGCCTGCCCGCCTCCCACCTCAGGCAGGGCACCGGCAGCGGTCTGACCCTGGTGGTGGGCGGCGACTGGACCAGCGGCGACGACTACCCCGGCGGCTCCTCCGCGCCCACCGACACCGGCACCGCCGTCTCCCACGCCCACGCCTCCACCGCCGACCAGGCCAAGACCTGCGCCAAGGTGAGCCCCTACAAGACGGTCACCCTGCACGGCGTCTCCATGACACCGTCCCAGGCGTACGCGGCGGCCCGGAACAAACCCGACTCCGACGGCTGA
- a CDS encoding ScbR family autoregulator-binding transcription factor: MAQQERAVRTRRAVLEAAAGVFAERGYAAATIAEILHRAGVTKGALYFHFDSKAALARGVLQEQMRTEYHLPRELKLQEWVDAGMTLAKRLPQEPMLLAGVRLSADLQGHDVLGSTWPAWARLTSCVLTEAKQRGEVLPHVAPEETAQVFLGAWIGVQFVSQAVAGWADLDNRMAALYDHLLPAIAAPAVLVRLDTAPDRGARVIAEVQEKSTALAGAPA; encoded by the coding sequence ATGGCTCAGCAGGAGCGAGCTGTACGGACCCGGCGTGCTGTTCTCGAGGCCGCCGCCGGCGTCTTCGCGGAGCGCGGATACGCGGCCGCCACCATCGCCGAGATCCTCCACCGGGCCGGCGTGACCAAGGGCGCCCTGTACTTCCACTTCGACTCCAAGGCCGCCCTCGCCCGGGGTGTGCTCCAGGAGCAGATGCGGACCGAGTACCACCTGCCCCGGGAGCTGAAGCTCCAGGAATGGGTGGACGCGGGCATGACCCTGGCCAAGCGCCTGCCCCAGGAACCCATGCTGCTCGCCGGTGTCCGGCTCTCCGCCGACCTCCAGGGCCACGACGTCCTCGGCAGCACCTGGCCGGCCTGGGCCAGGCTGACCTCGTGCGTCCTGACCGAGGCCAAGCAGCGCGGTGAGGTCCTCCCGCACGTGGCACCCGAGGAGACCGCCCAGGTCTTCCTCGGCGCGTGGATCGGCGTGCAGTTCGTCTCGCAGGCGGTGGCCGGCTGGGCGGACCTCGACAACCGTATGGCGGCGCTGTACGACCACCTCCTCCCCGCGATCGCGGCCCCGGCCGTCCTGGTCCGGCTGGACACCGCACCGGACCGCGGCGCCCGCGTGATCGCCGAGGTCCAGGAGAAGTCGACGGCCCTCGCCGGAGCCCCCGCCTGA
- a CDS encoding DUF1206 domain-containing protein gives MGTQSWTVNGRLGARRAADSKAMTAAGRAGFAARGLIYVLVGVIALQIAFGGEDGGKQADRGGALTELADKPLGSAMLWIVGIALAGMALWRLSEAVVGAAGPDGTKLSKRASSAGRFVFYAFVSYSVLSYAAGDKGSGSGSSDQHTDDVTAMVLKWPAGEWLVGIAGAGVVIAGLWIAVRAVQKKFRKHLRTGEMSPRTERVTDVLGVTGGAARGIVFGVAGVFAIVAAVQHQPGKAKGMDDTLRSFRDLPAGPWLLALIALGLAAFGVFSWFMARWRRI, from the coding sequence ATGGGGACACAGTCATGGACAGTGAATGGACGGCTCGGGGCCCGGCGCGCGGCCGACAGCAAGGCGATGACCGCCGCCGGCCGGGCGGGCTTCGCCGCCCGTGGGCTGATCTACGTTCTGGTGGGCGTCATCGCGCTGCAGATCGCCTTCGGCGGTGAGGACGGCGGGAAACAGGCCGACCGCGGCGGCGCCCTCACGGAGCTGGCGGACAAGCCGCTCGGCTCGGCGATGCTGTGGATCGTGGGGATCGCGCTCGCCGGCATGGCCCTGTGGCGGCTGTCGGAGGCGGTGGTCGGCGCGGCGGGCCCGGACGGCACCAAGCTGTCCAAGCGTGCGTCGTCCGCGGGCCGGTTCGTGTTCTACGCCTTCGTGTCCTACTCCGTGCTGTCCTACGCGGCCGGCGACAAGGGCAGCGGCAGCGGCTCCTCCGACCAGCACACCGACGACGTCACCGCGATGGTGCTGAAGTGGCCGGCCGGTGAGTGGCTCGTCGGGATCGCGGGTGCCGGCGTGGTGATCGCCGGCCTGTGGATCGCGGTCCGGGCGGTGCAGAAGAAGTTCCGCAAGCATCTGCGGACCGGGGAGATGTCGCCGCGGACCGAGCGGGTGACCGACGTGCTGGGGGTCACGGGCGGCGCGGCGCGCGGCATCGTCTTCGGCGTCGCCGGGGTGTTCGCCATCGTCGCGGCCGTCCAGCACCAGCCGGGCAAGGCCAAGGGTATGGACGACACCCTGCGCTCGTTCCGGGATCTGCCGGCCGGGCCCTGGCTCCTCGCCCTGATCGCGCTCGGCCTGGCCGCCTTCGGCGTCTTCTCCTGGTTCATGGCCCGCTGGCGCAGGATCTGA